From Demequina lutea, a single genomic window includes:
- a CDS encoding error-prone DNA polymerase produces MTECVEYAELHAHSAFSFLDGASQPEEMAAEAGRLGLSAMALTDHDGLYGVVRFANAARSVGLPTVFGAELHLPAPEGKAGAPVLDAPTGIPDPRGTHLVVLARGAGGYARLSRTIGMAHLAAGEKGLAHYTLEGIAEAGSGEFLVLTGCRKGSVRRALAGIGVPGVATASHARGVTREGVVAARSELNRLVALFGREGVAVEITDTGQPYDSEIADALADLAFDAGLPLVATTNAHYATPRDADLASALAAVRARSSLDDMDGWLPGSPGAHLRSTGEMLWRHRRHPQAVTTASRLGAECAFDLHLVAPHLPPYPVPEGHTEASWLRELTYQGARERYGPPDRERVPGAWRQIEHELTVIEALDFPGYFLIVHDIVSFCRRSDILCQGRGSAANSAVCYALGVTAVDAVTHGLLFERFLAPERDGPPDIDVDIESDRREEVIQYVFRRFGRINAAMVANVIQYRPRSAVRDAARALGYDVGQQDAWSKSIDRWSTLRTDQAAQQAWAATQRDAMWPEPTPVAELDHIPTPVLDLAERFLRLPRHLGIHPGGMVLCDRPVIDVCPVEWARMPGRTVLQWDKDDCADAGLVKFDLLGLGMLSALRYAFQSVWETEGQEIGLHSLPQEDEAVYDLLCAADTVGVFQVESRAQMATLPRLRPRRFYDIVIEVALIRPGPIQGGSVHPYINRARGREEVTYLHPLLEKSLGKTLGVPLFQEQLMQMAMDCAGFDGSLADQLRRAMGSKRSPERMEALRARFMVGANEKGVTADVAHQIFDKLKAFSDFGFPESHSFSFAYLVYASCWLKVHKPAAFYAGLLAAQPMGFYSPQSLAADARRHGQVVLRPCVSRSDALARVERLDAPFDAPAEVRADLNALVHIEPQLAVRMGLAAVKGLGADAAQAIVDARAEAPFVSLPDMARRVRVRQGGFQGAVQRAQAQAVEATLERVGVGGSEAGNGGAGTSDAATAVAPFASVADVGTRPLTKTQWEALATSGALETLGVSRREGLWAAALIALEGPDTLPGVVPGVEAPVLPVMSMVEEAIADVWAHGVSVDRYPTVFVREGLDRNGVLTVAGVLEHEAERRVSVAGVVTHRQRPGTAKGVTFISLEDETGFLNVICSQGVWRRYQAVARRAQALVIRGRIERADGATNLVAEHLAPLSLKVASTSRDFQ; encoded by the coding sequence ATGACTGAATGTGTCGAGTACGCGGAGCTGCACGCACACTCCGCCTTCAGCTTCCTCGACGGCGCGAGCCAGCCCGAAGAAATGGCCGCCGAGGCGGGGCGCTTGGGTCTGTCTGCCATGGCGCTCACGGATCACGATGGCCTGTACGGCGTGGTGCGCTTTGCCAACGCCGCGCGGTCGGTGGGTCTACCGACGGTGTTCGGCGCTGAACTGCACCTGCCGGCCCCCGAGGGCAAGGCCGGCGCCCCCGTGCTGGATGCGCCCACGGGGATCCCAGACCCGCGCGGCACTCACCTGGTGGTCCTCGCACGGGGGGCGGGCGGTTATGCGAGACTCTCGCGCACCATCGGCATGGCGCACCTTGCCGCGGGCGAGAAGGGGTTGGCCCACTACACGCTCGAGGGCATTGCCGAGGCCGGATCGGGCGAGTTTCTGGTGCTGACGGGGTGCCGCAAGGGATCCGTGAGGAGGGCCCTGGCCGGTATCGGGGTGCCTGGGGTGGCCACGGCGAGCCATGCGCGAGGAGTGACACGTGAGGGCGTGGTCGCGGCGAGGTCGGAACTAAACAGGCTTGTGGCGCTCTTCGGGCGCGAAGGCGTCGCCGTCGAAATTACCGACACGGGGCAGCCCTACGATTCCGAAATCGCCGACGCCTTGGCGGACCTCGCCTTCGACGCGGGCCTACCGCTCGTCGCGACAACGAACGCCCACTATGCGACACCTCGAGACGCCGACCTCGCGTCCGCGCTCGCTGCGGTGCGCGCACGCTCGTCCCTGGACGACATGGACGGCTGGCTGCCGGGCAGCCCAGGGGCGCACCTGCGCAGCACGGGGGAGATGCTGTGGAGACATCGGCGCCACCCGCAGGCGGTCACCACGGCGTCGAGGCTGGGTGCGGAGTGCGCCTTTGACCTGCACCTCGTGGCGCCACACCTGCCGCCGTATCCCGTTCCCGAGGGCCACACAGAGGCGTCGTGGCTGCGGGAACTCACTTATCAGGGTGCGCGCGAGCGGTACGGCCCGCCGGATAGGGAGCGGGTTCCCGGCGCCTGGAGGCAGATCGAGCACGAGCTGACGGTGATCGAGGCGCTGGACTTCCCCGGCTACTTCCTCATCGTTCACGACATCGTGAGCTTTTGCAGGCGCTCCGACATTCTGTGTCAGGGACGGGGGAGCGCCGCTAACTCCGCCGTCTGCTACGCGTTGGGGGTGACAGCCGTCGACGCGGTGACGCACGGGCTCCTGTTTGAGCGCTTCCTTGCTCCCGAACGCGACGGCCCGCCCGACATCGACGTTGACATCGAGTCGGACCGGCGCGAGGAGGTCATCCAGTACGTATTCAGGCGCTTTGGACGCATTAACGCCGCGATGGTCGCCAATGTGATTCAGTACCGGCCGCGATCTGCGGTCAGGGACGCCGCGAGGGCTCTCGGCTACGACGTCGGCCAGCAGGACGCCTGGTCGAAGAGCATCGACAGGTGGTCGACGCTGCGCACCGACCAGGCCGCTCAGCAGGCATGGGCCGCGACGCAGCGCGATGCGATGTGGCCGGAGCCTACGCCCGTGGCCGAGCTCGATCACATACCCACGCCGGTGCTTGACCTGGCGGAGCGGTTCTTGCGCCTGCCTCGCCACTTGGGGATTCACCCGGGCGGAATGGTGCTGTGCGACCGCCCCGTCATCGACGTCTGCCCCGTCGAATGGGCGCGCATGCCCGGTCGCACGGTGCTGCAGTGGGACAAGGACGATTGCGCCGACGCGGGGCTCGTCAAGTTCGATCTGCTCGGGCTCGGCATGCTCTCCGCGTTGCGATACGCCTTCCAGTCGGTGTGGGAGACCGAGGGCCAGGAGATCGGGCTACATTCCCTTCCCCAAGAGGATGAGGCCGTCTATGACCTGTTGTGCGCCGCCGATACCGTCGGCGTCTTCCAGGTCGAGTCGCGTGCCCAGATGGCCACGCTGCCGCGCCTCAGACCCCGCCGGTTCTATGACATCGTCATCGAGGTGGCGCTGATCAGGCCTGGCCCCATCCAGGGCGGGTCGGTACACCCGTATATCAATCGCGCGCGCGGCCGCGAAGAGGTGACGTACCTGCATCCGCTGCTCGAGAAGTCGCTCGGCAAGACACTCGGAGTGCCGCTGTTCCAGGAGCAGCTGATGCAGATGGCGATGGACTGCGCGGGCTTCGACGGATCGCTTGCCGATCAACTGCGGCGCGCGATGGGTTCCAAGCGCAGCCCAGAACGCATGGAGGCACTGCGGGCGCGTTTCATGGTGGGGGCGAACGAGAAGGGCGTCACCGCCGATGTCGCGCACCAGATCTTCGACAAGCTCAAGGCGTTTTCCGACTTCGGCTTTCCCGAGTCCCACTCGTTCTCGTTTGCCTACCTGGTGTACGCGTCGTGCTGGCTCAAGGTACACAAACCCGCCGCCTTCTATGCGGGTTTGCTTGCCGCGCAGCCGATGGGCTTCTACAGCCCGCAGTCCCTCGCGGCCGATGCCAGGCGCCACGGCCAAGTGGTGTTGCGGCCGTGCGTGTCGCGCTCCGACGCACTTGCCCGCGTCGAAAGGCTCGATGCGCCTTTCGATGCCCCGGCGGAGGTCCGCGCCGACCTGAATGCGCTCGTGCACATCGAGCCCCAACTGGCCGTTCGCATGGGCCTTGCCGCGGTCAAGGGCCTTGGCGCCGATGCCGCTCAGGCGATCGTCGACGCGCGAGCGGAGGCGCCCTTCGTCTCGCTTCCGGATATGGCGAGGCGCGTGAGGGTGAGGCAAGGGGGCTTCCAAGGGGCGGTGCAAAGGGCACAGGCACAAGCGGTTGAGGCAACCCTCGAGAGGGTGGGGGTTGGCGGTAGCGAGGCCGGGAATGGCGGCGCTGGGACTAGCGACGCGGCGACGGCCGTTGCGCCGTTCGCCTCGGTGGCAGACGTGGGAACCAGGCCGCTCACCAAGACCCAATGGGAGGCTCTTGCCACGTCGGGAGCGCTTGAGACACTCGGGGTGAGCAGACGCGAAGGGCTCTGGGCCGCAGCACTGATCGCGCTTGAGGGGCCTGACACACTCCCGGGAGTGGTCCCCGGCGTGGAGGCGCCCGTGCTGCCCGTGATGTCCATGGTCGAAGAGGCGATAGCCGACGTCTGGGCGCACGGAGTGTCAGTTGATAGGTATCCGACTGTCTTTGTTCGCGAGGGGCTCGACCGTAACGGGGTGCTCACCGTCGCGGGGGTTCTTGAACACGAGGCGGAGCGGCGCGTGAGTGTGGCAGGAGTCGTGACCCACAGGCAACGGCCGGGCACCGCCAAGGGGGTGACATTCATCTCGCTCGAGGATGAGACGGGATTTCTCAACGTTATCTGCTCGCAAGGTGTGTGGAGGCGCTACCAAGCGGTTGCGCGGCGGGCTCAAGCGCTGGTGATCAGGGGGCGCATCGAGCGTGCCGACGGCGCCACGAACCTCGTCGCGGAGCACCTCGCACCGCTGAGCCTCAAGGTCGCGTCAACGAGCCGCGACTTTCAGTAG
- a CDS encoding DNA polymerase Y family protein, with translation MRVPLRDATVATVRRVVLWVPDWPVVAAMAQAGMGADAPAAVLHGKGMLAVSAAARAAGVRRGMRKRLAQRACPELTILSHDEGRDAREFEAVAAAAENVVSGVEISRPGLLMIPSEGAARFHGSEEALAEALVTRVVEEAGYESSVGIADGLLAAVMAARANSLIRRGQSHDFLAPLPVDTLVHATMERTQRAEVEQLVSVLVRLGLTRLGDFTALPSADVMARFGQVGAWAQRMARGEDVAPPVLRRAEGDIAVEYVFEEPAERVEQLALVAVHVAGQLDAALLAAASRCARVRIGARTVTGGELVRVWRTDVGSRSGAFTKHMADRVRWQLEGWLSGTGTGTASPQPAPLTALTLTAEDVVPLGAEQSFLWGGTSGADARAHRAMERLQGLLGPEGVLAVSEQGGRTPRDRVHALAWGQEGEPARRVSHPWPGRVPDPAPATVLASPLEIHVLDAGGSPVRVDRRLAVSAPPTWVRLQANPGDRVARAAHRHPSSGHVGGSDGPVWGTPLPVEAWAGPWPIVERWWSSEASRRAFLQVALRDDAGNSGPALLIALHQGRWMLEAVYD, from the coding sequence ATGAGAGTCCCTTTGCGCGATGCGACGGTCGCCACCGTGCGCCGCGTCGTCCTGTGGGTGCCCGACTGGCCAGTGGTTGCTGCCATGGCGCAAGCGGGCATGGGGGCCGATGCCCCCGCCGCAGTACTGCACGGAAAGGGGATGCTCGCCGTCTCTGCGGCGGCCCGAGCGGCGGGGGTGCGTCGCGGGATGCGTAAACGCCTGGCGCAGCGGGCCTGTCCGGAGCTCACGATCCTTTCTCATGACGAGGGTCGCGATGCCCGTGAGTTCGAGGCCGTCGCCGCGGCGGCGGAGAACGTGGTGTCTGGGGTGGAGATATCGCGTCCAGGGCTACTCATGATTCCCTCGGAGGGGGCTGCGCGCTTTCACGGCTCCGAGGAGGCGCTTGCGGAGGCGCTCGTGACGCGAGTGGTGGAGGAGGCCGGTTACGAGTCGTCCGTGGGCATCGCGGACGGTCTGTTGGCCGCCGTGATGGCCGCGAGAGCGAACTCCCTGATTAGGCGGGGTCAGTCCCACGACTTTTTGGCACCCTTGCCGGTCGACACCTTGGTACACGCCACGATGGAGCGCACCCAGCGCGCCGAGGTCGAGCAGCTCGTCAGCGTTCTAGTGCGGCTCGGCCTGACCAGGCTTGGGGACTTCACGGCGCTTCCCTCGGCCGATGTCATGGCGCGCTTTGGACAGGTGGGCGCATGGGCGCAGCGCATGGCGAGGGGCGAGGACGTGGCGCCTCCCGTATTGCGTAGGGCCGAGGGAGACATCGCCGTCGAGTATGTGTTCGAGGAACCCGCCGAGAGGGTCGAACAGCTCGCGCTCGTGGCAGTCCACGTTGCGGGGCAACTCGATGCTGCCTTGTTGGCCGCCGCATCGAGATGCGCACGCGTGCGGATCGGGGCGAGGACCGTCACGGGAGGCGAGTTGGTGCGGGTGTGGCGCACCGACGTGGGAAGCCGCTCGGGGGCCTTCACCAAGCACATGGCGGACAGGGTGCGTTGGCAGCTCGAGGGATGGCTTTCGGGTACTGGCACAGGCACGGCGTCGCCGCAGCCCGCGCCGCTCACGGCGCTGACTCTCACGGCCGAGGACGTGGTGCCGCTCGGGGCCGAGCAGTCGTTCCTGTGGGGAGGAACCTCGGGCGCCGATGCCAGGGCGCATCGGGCCATGGAAAGGCTGCAGGGGCTGTTGGGGCCCGAGGGCGTGCTGGCCGTGAGCGAGCAGGGTGGCCGCACACCTCGCGACAGGGTTCACGCTCTCGCCTGGGGACAGGAGGGAGAGCCTGCGAGGCGAGTCAGCCATCCGTGGCCAGGCCGCGTTCCCGACCCCGCCCCCGCGACGGTCCTCGCGTCTCCGCTCGAGATTCACGTTCTCGATGCGGGCGGGAGTCCTGTGCGGGTGGACAGGAGGCTCGCAGTGAGCGCCCCTCCCACGTGGGTGCGGCTGCAGGCGAACCCAGGGGACAGGGTGGCTCGAGCCGCGCATCGTCACCCGTCGTCCGGTCACGTGGGAGGCAGCGACGGGCCGGTGTGGGGGACGCCTCTTCCCGTTGAGGCGTGGGCGGGCCCATGGCCCATTGTCGAGCGCTGGTGGTCGTCAGAGGCCTCACGGCGAGCATTCCTGCAGGTCGCGTTGCGCGACGACGCCGGGAACAGTGGCCCCGCGCTGCTGATCGCCCTTCACCAGGGGCGTTGGATGCTTGAGGCCGTCTATGACTGA
- a CDS encoding RbsD/FucU family protein: MLKGIDPVLHGELLHILDDMGHGDQLLLVDRNYPAAASGKPVLRLGEIGVERAARAILSVMPLDTFLDHPLERMEVDGDPSIVAPVQAAVLEIARAHHPEPLEFGIVPRLWFYERAKEVFAVVHTLEDQPYGCFILHKGVIFPDAP; encoded by the coding sequence ATGCTCAAGGGAATCGACCCCGTGCTCCACGGAGAGCTCTTGCACATCCTGGACGACATGGGTCACGGTGACCAACTCCTGCTCGTCGATCGCAACTACCCGGCCGCAGCATCGGGCAAGCCCGTCTTGAGGCTGGGCGAAATTGGGGTGGAGCGCGCGGCCCGCGCCATCTTGAGCGTCATGCCTTTGGATACGTTCCTTGACCACCCGCTCGAGCGCATGGAGGTCGACGGCGACCCCTCAATCGTCGCACCCGTACAGGCGGCCGTTCTTGAGATCGCGCGCGCTCACCACCCCGAGCCCCTCGAGTTCGGCATCGTGCCGCGATTGTGGTTCTATGAACGCGCCAAGGAGGTCTTCGCCGTGGTTCACACGCTGGAGGACCAACCGTATGGTTGCTTCATCCTGCACAAGGGCGTCATCTTCCCCGACGCCCCGTAG
- a CDS encoding ribokinase has protein sequence MNTDPRTDSLFTRGPLIVLGTVNRDHVVFVDLHPLPGQTILGHSYETGTGGKGSNQAVSAARAGAAVTFVSAVGDDSAGAELLADLAAKGVNVSHVTRVDGQPSGVALITVSADGENSIIVAPGASASLDPALVSGTVADLVEPGSVLLTQLELPLPVVERACLVAHERGARVVLNLSPMQPVAEAVLAACDPLIVNAGEAATLAESRCESVQDAHDVAQALAARCRSVVVTLGGDGAVVADGAPARHFPGETVPVVDTTGAGDSFAGALAAALVAGAGLDDAVRSGIQASALTVQHVGAQPPEDWRP, from the coding sequence ATGAATACCGATCCACGGACCGACTCGCTATTCACGCGCGGGCCGCTGATCGTCCTCGGCACGGTCAACCGCGACCACGTAGTGTTCGTCGACCTCCACCCGCTGCCCGGCCAGACCATCCTTGGCCACTCCTACGAGACGGGGACGGGCGGCAAGGGCTCAAATCAGGCCGTTTCCGCAGCTCGCGCCGGCGCCGCCGTGACCTTTGTGTCCGCCGTGGGCGACGACTCCGCAGGAGCCGAGCTGCTCGCAGACCTGGCCGCCAAGGGCGTCAACGTTTCACACGTGACGCGCGTCGATGGCCAGCCAAGCGGCGTGGCGCTCATCACGGTTTCGGCCGACGGCGAGAATTCGATCATCGTGGCCCCTGGCGCAAGCGCGTCACTGGATCCCGCACTGGTGAGCGGCACCGTCGCCGACCTGGTGGAGCCCGGATCCGTCCTCCTCACACAACTGGAGCTTCCGCTGCCAGTGGTCGAACGGGCATGCTTGGTCGCGCACGAGCGGGGTGCGCGAGTCGTATTGAACCTGTCCCCCATGCAGCCAGTCGCCGAGGCCGTGTTGGCCGCTTGTGACCCGCTCATCGTCAACGCGGGTGAGGCCGCCACACTTGCGGAGTCCCGGTGCGAGTCCGTCCAAGACGCTCATGATGTCGCCCAGGCACTCGCGGCGCGTTGCCGTTCCGTCGTTGTGACCCTTGGGGGCGACGGTGCGGTCGTGGCCGATGGCGCCCCTGCAAGGCACTTTCCTGGTGAGACGGTTCCCGTGGTCGACACCACCGGAGCTGGGGACTCGTTCGCGGGGGCCCTCGCCGCGGCACTGGTCGCAGGCGCCGGGCTCGACGACGCGGTCAGGAGTGGAATTCAAGCAAGTGCGCTGACCGTCCAGCATGTCGGAGCACAGCCTCCCGAGGATTGGCGTCCTTAA
- a CDS encoding TrmH family RNA methyltransferase: MPVIKVTDPADERLADYRGLTDVALRRRIEPAAGLYMAEGAKVISRALAGGHRPRSLLVTERWLESVESLVDADTPIYVAPAEVLESVTGYDVHRGALAAMHRPELASVEDIVRGARLVVVLEGIVDHTNVGAIFRSVAGLGADAILVSPTCADPLYRRSVKVSMGTVFQVPWTRVEPWPAALDELRDAGFTVAALALADDAVSLADFAGAGHERVALVMGTEGDGLSHAALSAADHVVTIPMAGGVDSLNVAAASAVAVWELRRR, encoded by the coding sequence GTGCCCGTGATCAAAGTGACCGATCCCGCCGACGAGCGGCTCGCCGACTATCGCGGGCTCACCGACGTCGCGTTGAGGCGCCGCATCGAGCCGGCCGCGGGCCTGTACATGGCGGAGGGCGCGAAGGTCATCTCGAGGGCTCTCGCCGGCGGCCATCGGCCGCGGTCCCTCCTGGTCACCGAACGCTGGCTTGAGTCGGTCGAATCGCTGGTTGACGCTGATACCCCCATCTACGTGGCCCCCGCTGAGGTGCTCGAGTCCGTGACCGGCTACGACGTCCATCGCGGAGCCCTAGCGGCGATGCATCGCCCCGAGCTCGCCTCGGTGGAAGACATCGTCAGGGGTGCCCGGCTCGTCGTGGTGCTCGAGGGCATCGTGGACCACACCAATGTGGGCGCGATTTTCCGGTCCGTTGCGGGCCTGGGGGCGGATGCCATTCTCGTCTCGCCCACATGCGCCGACCCGCTATACCGGCGATCCGTGAAGGTCTCCATGGGCACCGTGTTTCAGGTGCCGTGGACTCGCGTCGAGCCGTGGCCCGCTGCTCTGGACGAATTGCGCGATGCCGGATTCACCGTCGCAGCCTTGGCGCTGGCCGACGATGCGGTGTCCCTGGCGGACTTCGCGGGGGCGGGCCACGAGCGGGTCGCACTCGTTATGGGGACCGAAGGCGACGGGTTGTCACACGCCGCCCTGTCCGCAGCGGATCACGTGGTCACTATCCCCATGGCTGGGGGAGTGGACTCTCTGAACGTGGCTGCGGCATCGGCCGTCGCCGTGTGGGAGCTGCGCCGCCGCTAG
- a CDS encoding SPFH domain-containing protein, with translation MTPVQIAGLVVLGIVAIFVISAIARSIVVVRQTKAYLVERLGRYSRTLDAGLHLLVPFLDRVRAQVDLKEQVYPTPPQSVITSDNLVVDIDSVIYLQVTDARAAVYEIANYWIGVEQLTATTLRNIVGTMDLEQALTGRDHINGHLRGVLDEATGKWGIRVNRVEIKAIEPPVSIKDSMEKQMRAERDRRAAILTAEGVKQSAILMAEGEKQSAILMAEGDAQSKILRAEGEARAILQVFDAIHEGDADSKLLAYQYLQMLPEIAKTDSNKIWFVPTEFTGALKAVAAGFGGAEEPEPLNRDPERAKRRTPLTNVLTDPRVALEEARRMAESVSADAESAGSASGATFDPNVSKGQQPG, from the coding sequence ATGACGCCGGTACAAATAGCAGGACTCGTCGTTCTGGGTATAGTCGCGATCTTTGTGATCTCGGCCATCGCCCGATCCATCGTGGTCGTGCGCCAGACCAAGGCCTACCTCGTTGAGCGCCTCGGCCGGTATAGCCGCACGCTTGACGCGGGACTTCACCTTCTGGTGCCGTTCCTCGACAGAGTGCGCGCTCAGGTCGACCTCAAGGAGCAGGTGTATCCCACTCCGCCTCAGTCGGTCATCACGTCTGACAACCTGGTGGTCGACATCGACTCGGTCATCTATCTGCAGGTCACCGACGCCCGCGCGGCTGTCTACGAGATCGCCAACTACTGGATCGGTGTCGAACAGCTCACGGCCACGACTCTGCGTAACATCGTCGGCACCATGGACCTTGAGCAGGCGCTCACCGGCCGCGACCACATCAACGGCCATTTGCGCGGAGTGCTTGACGAGGCGACAGGCAAGTGGGGTATCCGCGTGAACCGCGTCGAGATCAAGGCCATCGAGCCGCCGGTCTCGATCAAGGACTCGATGGAGAAGCAGATGCGCGCCGAGCGTGACCGACGTGCCGCGATCCTGACCGCGGAGGGCGTCAAGCAGTCCGCGATCCTCATGGCCGAGGGCGAGAAGCAGTCCGCGATCCTCATGGCCGAGGGTGACGCGCAGTCCAAGATTCTGCGTGCAGAGGGCGAGGCTCGCGCCATTTTGCAGGTGTTCGACGCGATCCACGAGGGTGACGCCGACAGCAAGCTGCTCGCGTACCAGTACCTGCAGATGCTGCCCGAAATTGCCAAGACGGACTCGAACAAGATCTGGTTCGTGCCCACAGAGTTCACGGGTGCGCTCAAGGCGGTCGCCGCAGGCTTCGGTGGCGCGGAAGAGCCTGAGCCCCTCAACCGTGACCCCGAGCGCGCCAAGCGCAGGACCCCGCTCACTAACGTTCTCACCGATCCACGCGTTGCCCTCGAAGAGGCGCGCCGCATGGCGGAGAGCGTGAGCGCTGACGCGGAGTCGGCCGGTTCCGCTAGTGGTGCAACGTTCGACCCAAACGTCTCGAAGGGTCAACAGCCAGGCTAA